The Echinicola rosea genome has a segment encoding these proteins:
- a CDS encoding SusC/RagA family TonB-linked outer membrane protein: MNAKSLPLLRPVAALALVGCFLQPIAGHQTLAGEMTGNVSPRAINLAEVTVTGTVTSSEDGNPIPGVSVTIVGTSKGTITDLDGNYSIVADEGQTLKFSYLGYTPQTVTVGSQTAIDIVLEQDAEELSEVVVTAFGIEKDKKSLGYAVQKVDGEDINTVKASPSAVSNLKGRVAGVNITESGSGPGSGVRVIIRGNNSLTQSNQPLYVVDGIPMDNSSTNEGGDMYTSTNTGSGISDLNPDDIESMTVLKGPNAAALYGSRAANGVIMITTKKGKSRKGVGVDFSSSSVFSNPMLLPEFQNEYGQGTQGRTPTDYAELRTTGGSWGGRLDGSDQLYWDGSTKPYSAQPDNVENFFNTGGNFVNTVALTGGTEKVTARFSYTNTYNEAMVENSFLKRNNFNLRTTAKLSNKLSLDAKVTYTNQFTRNRVNQGSEGLLAGVYNVPRNAIMDDFRDYRDEETGLARNYAESAINPYWTLNYDKAEDTRNRFIGFAKIQYQFTDWLSAHARVGTDWTDIRYESATQPGHWFYPDGRVGFSNNRYQETNADFLFMIDKNITEKLRVTANIGGNHLQQLSQGMSLNGQNLRIPTKTTIGSADQVNYSAGVPTERVTNSLYASASFDYAGLVFLDVTGRNDWTSTLPSDNWSYFYPSVNLAVMVSEFIDPDQTLMDYLKVRGSWASVGKDASAWSLQNSYNLKNKNNSYLGITTLTVPSVWYDQNLSPEFTKTYEVGLEGSFFKNRLYFDLAYYDISSTDLIDIVETDNLAVNPLGRAEVHTNVGEITNKGIEVMLGGTPIENESFTWNANINFSHNRNELKEFLPDAFNRQWNVNNSGSAETRATVGSGYGEIWATDIMTNPETGDWILTANGMPQATSQRVKVGDFQPDYLLGFNNSFSYKDFTLKFLIDGRFGGEMYAGTQAAMDGAGISQKTLQYREEGITVDGVIENEDGTFTQNDQPITAQQYWGAMSGIGSNYIMDQTNVRLRELSLTYRIPTAFLGGSVVRSASISFIGRNLFFFYKGFDGGFDPESTLGTSNAGQGYLYYAMPTARSLGFNLNVKF; encoded by the coding sequence ATGAACGCTAAATCTTTACCATTACTAAGACCAGTGGCGGCTTTGGCATTGGTCGGTTGCTTCCTGCAACCGATTGCAGGCCATCAGACACTGGCAGGAGAGATGACGGGGAATGTGTCCCCAAGAGCAATTAACTTGGCTGAAGTCACCGTAACAGGTACTGTCACCAGCAGTGAAGACGGCAATCCGATTCCTGGCGTAAGTGTTACGATCGTAGGAACGTCGAAGGGAACCATCACGGACTTGGATGGAAATTACAGTATTGTCGCAGACGAGGGGCAGACCCTGAAGTTTTCGTATTTGGGCTATACGCCCCAAACGGTTACTGTGGGAAGCCAAACTGCTATCGATATTGTTTTGGAGCAAGACGCGGAAGAGCTTAGTGAGGTCGTCGTTACGGCTTTCGGTATTGAAAAAGACAAAAAGTCCCTAGGATATGCTGTACAAAAAGTGGATGGCGAGGACATAAATACCGTAAAAGCATCTCCCAGCGCAGTATCCAACCTGAAAGGACGTGTAGCAGGGGTCAATATTACCGAATCTGGATCAGGGCCTGGCTCAGGTGTGCGGGTAATTATCCGTGGTAACAATTCCCTCACGCAAAGTAACCAACCCTTATATGTAGTGGACGGTATTCCTATGGACAATTCCAGTACTAATGAAGGTGGGGATATGTACACCAGTACCAATACAGGATCAGGTATCTCTGATCTCAACCCAGATGACATCGAATCGATGACCGTATTGAAGGGGCCAAACGCCGCTGCCTTGTACGGTTCTAGGGCTGCCAACGGTGTGATCATGATCACCACCAAAAAAGGTAAGTCCAGAAAAGGTGTAGGTGTTGACTTCTCCAGTAGTTCGGTGTTTTCAAACCCTATGCTACTTCCGGAATTTCAGAATGAATACGGACAGGGAACGCAAGGCCGTACCCCGACCGATTATGCTGAATTGCGCACTACAGGTGGATCTTGGGGTGGCAGACTTGATGGAAGTGACCAACTTTATTGGGATGGAAGTACCAAGCCGTATTCGGCACAGCCGGATAACGTGGAAAATTTCTTTAATACCGGTGGTAATTTCGTCAATACGGTAGCCCTTACAGGTGGTACGGAAAAAGTAACCGCCAGATTCTCCTATACCAATACTTATAACGAGGCAATGGTGGAGAACTCTTTCCTTAAGAGGAATAATTTTAACCTCAGGACCACGGCCAAACTATCAAACAAGCTATCCTTGGATGCCAAAGTGACCTACACCAACCAGTTTACCCGAAATAGGGTAAATCAAGGTTCTGAAGGGCTGCTGGCAGGTGTGTACAACGTACCTAGAAATGCCATTATGGATGATTTTAGGGATTACCGGGATGAAGAAACCGGATTGGCAAGAAATTATGCAGAGAGTGCCATTAACCCGTATTGGACCCTAAATTATGACAAAGCGGAAGACACCCGTAACAGGTTCATCGGTTTTGCCAAGATCCAATACCAGTTTACCGATTGGCTTTCTGCACATGCCCGAGTAGGTACGGACTGGACTGATATCCGCTATGAAAGTGCCACACAACCCGGCCATTGGTTTTATCCTGACGGACGTGTCGGCTTCTCCAATAACCGCTACCAAGAAACCAACGCTGATTTCTTGTTCATGATCGATAAAAACATCACAGAAAAATTACGCGTAACGGCCAACATCGGTGGCAATCACTTGCAGCAGCTGTCACAAGGAATGAGCCTGAACGGCCAAAACCTGAGAATCCCTACCAAAACAACGATCGGTAGTGCTGACCAGGTAAACTACAGCGCAGGTGTGCCTACAGAGCGCGTCACCAATTCCCTTTATGCTTCGGCATCATTTGATTATGCAGGGTTGGTGTTCTTGGATGTGACAGGTAGAAATGACTGGACATCTACTTTGCCATCTGACAACTGGTCTTATTTCTATCCATCTGTAAACTTGGCGGTGATGGTCAGCGAATTTATCGATCCAGACCAAACATTGATGGATTACTTGAAAGTAAGAGGTAGCTGGGCAAGTGTGGGTAAGGATGCTTCCGCATGGAGCCTCCAAAACAGCTATAACCTAAAAAACAAAAACAATAGTTACCTGGGGATCACTACCCTGACCGTACCTTCTGTATGGTATGACCAGAACCTGAGTCCTGAATTTACCAAGACGTACGAAGTCGGATTGGAAGGTAGCTTCTTCAAAAACCGTTTGTATTTTGACCTGGCCTACTATGATATCAGTTCTACTGACCTGATCGATATCGTCGAAACGGACAACTTGGCTGTAAACCCCCTTGGTCGGGCAGAAGTGCATACCAATGTAGGTGAGATTACCAACAAAGGTATCGAAGTAATGCTGGGTGGTACTCCTATCGAAAATGAATCTTTCACCTGGAATGCCAACATCAACTTCTCTCATAACAGAAACGAGCTGAAGGAATTTTTACCAGATGCCTTTAACCGTCAGTGGAACGTAAACAATTCAGGTTCTGCCGAAACCCGTGCCACTGTAGGTTCTGGATATGGAGAGATCTGGGCCACGGACATTATGACCAACCCAGAAACCGGCGATTGGATCCTCACCGCCAACGGTATGCCGCAGGCTACTTCCCAGCGTGTGAAAGTTGGCGATTTCCAACCGGACTACCTGCTTGGTTTCAATAACTCGTTCAGCTATAAAGACTTCACCTTGAAGTTTTTGATTGACGGCCGATTTGGTGGAGAAATGTACGCCGGCACACAGGCTGCCATGGACGGAGCAGGCATTTCACAAAAGACCTTGCAGTACAGGGAAGAAGGCATCACCGTAGATGGAGTGATCGAAAACGAAGATGGTACCTTCACACAAAACGACCAGCCGATCACTGCGCAGCAGTATTGGGGAGCGATGAGTGGTATCGGATCCAACTATATCATGGACCAGACCAATGTCCGTTTACGAGAATTGTCCCTTACTTATCGCATACCAACAGCTTTCTTGGGCGGCAGTGTGGTGAGATCAGCTTCGATCAGCTTTATCGGAAGGAACCTGTTTTTCTTCTACAAAGGATTTGACGGAGGATTTGATCCTGAATCCACACTTGGTACCAGTAACGCGGGGCAAGGTTATCTTTATTACGCCATGCCTACGGCCAGATCCCTTGGATTTAACCTGAACGTGAAATTTTAA
- a CDS encoding MFS transporter: protein MSQRRPILPIIVIAQFCCTSLWFASNAVMGDLLMDFGLGGTALGHLTAAVQFGFIIGTLVFALLAFADRMSPSKLFFICAIAGSALNLCILLPENNLSSLVVSRCLVGVSLAGIYPVGMKIAADYFEKGLGKSLGFLVGALVLGTAFPHFLSAFTEGLAWKSVVIGTSALAAIGGFMLWVLVPDGPYRKASQKLDVSVIFKIFRKPTFRAAAQGYFGHMWELYAFWAYVPVMFTIYLKIHHSPSILDHSAVWSFLIIGIGAVGCVVSGVLSEKWGNKRMASLALASSGVCCLVSPFLFMAGPILFLGFLLFWGFTVVADSPMFSTMVAQNAPSQYKGTALTIVNCMGYAISIVTIQLLNYLMNSFDARYMFVLMAIGPAVGLWKQWTHR from the coding sequence ATGAGCCAGCGACGCCCCATTCTTCCCATTATTGTTATCGCCCAGTTTTGTTGCACTTCCCTTTGGTTTGCGAGTAATGCCGTGATGGGTGATCTGTTGATGGATTTTGGATTGGGAGGCACGGCACTGGGGCATCTTACAGCAGCAGTGCAATTTGGATTTATCATCGGTACGTTGGTGTTTGCACTGTTGGCTTTTGCGGATAGGATGTCTCCGTCAAAATTATTTTTCATCTGTGCTATTGCGGGAAGTGCTTTAAACTTGTGTATTCTCCTGCCGGAAAACAACCTTTCCAGTCTAGTGGTCAGCAGGTGTCTTGTGGGCGTTAGCTTGGCGGGCATATACCCGGTGGGGATGAAGATTGCAGCTGATTATTTTGAGAAAGGTCTGGGAAAATCCCTTGGATTTCTGGTAGGCGCATTGGTGCTGGGGACAGCCTTTCCGCATTTTCTCAGTGCCTTTACCGAAGGACTTGCCTGGAAATCGGTCGTCATTGGTACGTCTGCTTTGGCTGCCATCGGAGGATTTATGCTTTGGGTACTGGTTCCGGATGGACCTTACCGGAAGGCCTCCCAAAAGCTGGATGTTTCAGTCATTTTTAAAATTTTCCGCAAACCAACCTTCCGAGCTGCCGCCCAAGGGTATTTTGGCCATATGTGGGAGCTTTATGCTTTTTGGGCTTATGTACCCGTGATGTTTACCATTTACTTAAAAATTCATCATTCCCCATCAATTTTGGATCATTCGGCCGTCTGGTCATTTTTGATCATTGGCATTGGGGCGGTTGGATGCGTGGTCAGTGGTGTGCTTTCAGAAAAATGGGGAAATAAGCGAATGGCCTCTCTTGCATTGGCTTCCTCTGGGGTTTGTTGCTTGGTTTCACCGTTTCTTTTTATGGCAGGCCCTATATTATTTTTGGGGTTCCTCCTCTTTTGGGGATTTACAGTGGTGGCAGACAGCCCAATGTTTTCTACCATGGTCGCGCAAAATGCTCCATCACAATATAAAGGTACGGCCCTCACCATCGTAAATTGTATGGGGTATGCTATTTCTATTGTGACCATACAGCTTCTTAATTACCTCATGAATAGCTTTGACGCTCGTTATATGTTTGTTCTTATGGCCATTGGCCCTGCTGTGGGACTTTGGAAGCAGTGGACGCATAGGTGA
- a CDS encoding TfoX/Sxy family protein, translating into MAFNTLLANRIEKLLSRAEQSFETRKMMGGICFMVNGKMCIGVHEDRIMARVGPDQYEEALQQAGSMAMNFTGKSMKGYVFVDGNVVDTEPQLEYWVDKCLIFNPMAKSSKRK; encoded by the coding sequence ATGGCTTTTAACACACTTTTGGCAAATCGTATAGAAAAACTACTTTCCCGAGCGGAACAGTCTTTTGAAACCAGAAAGATGATGGGAGGGATTTGCTTTATGGTCAATGGTAAGATGTGTATTGGAGTGCACGAAGATCGCATCATGGCCAGGGTGGGACCGGACCAATACGAAGAGGCCCTACAACAAGCTGGATCGATGGCGATGAACTTCACAGGAAAAAGTATGAAGGGCTATGTTTTTGTGGATGGTAATGTAGTGGATACAGAACCTCAGCTGGAATATTGGGTGGACAAATGCCTTATTTTTAATCCCATGGCCAAGTCCAGCAAAAGAAAGTGA
- a CDS encoding MutS-related protein: MSFVIDDQTVRDLELFNDKPNGKSIFSFFNRTQTFGGKLQLKGLMQSPLDTIEELQARKSIIGFFMKRGMPLTINASQMDFIDHYFRVTKTVLKHNAIDGYFQRKFVRQNNKNDQYLIETGIEKLIFLLLALRAALGKLPDVKVPVSLRPYFSLVQRYLDKPEIKSMLKALGPNPRKIKHYCYDYLFREKYLHETQELIKTVYLFDAFNAVAQTAKSHQLCLADYSMEPHPQLTITQLFHPFLEKPVRNSISTKAGQNICFLTGPNMAGKSTFLKSLGLAIYLAHLGFPVPATSMKTPIYKGLTTTINLPDDMGLGYSHFYSEVNRIKDVALHIQQKKQVFVIFDELFRGTNVKDAYEASVAVLEGFSCIEGSTFFVSSHILEVAEKLRKRDNILFRYFDASLKDHKLHYTYQLCEGISHVRLGMYILEKEKVIDILHSLK; the protein is encoded by the coding sequence ATGTCATTTGTAATTGACGATCAAACTGTTCGGGATCTTGAACTTTTTAATGACAAGCCCAACGGAAAAAGTATCTTTTCTTTTTTTAACCGCACCCAGACATTCGGTGGCAAGCTTCAGCTAAAAGGCCTGATGCAATCTCCCTTGGACACCATAGAGGAGCTTCAGGCACGAAAGAGCATTATTGGATTCTTTATGAAAAGGGGGATGCCACTTACTATCAATGCCAGCCAAATGGACTTTATCGACCATTATTTTCGCGTCACCAAAACCGTTCTGAAACACAACGCCATTGATGGTTATTTCCAGCGAAAATTTGTTCGCCAGAATAACAAAAACGACCAATACCTGATTGAGACCGGAATAGAGAAGTTGATTTTTTTATTGTTGGCTCTGAGGGCTGCATTAGGAAAATTACCCGATGTGAAGGTTCCTGTGAGTCTTCGTCCGTATTTTTCCCTTGTCCAGCGCTATCTGGACAAGCCGGAGATCAAGTCAATGCTTAAAGCGCTTGGGCCAAATCCCCGTAAAATCAAACACTATTGTTACGATTACCTTTTCCGGGAGAAGTACCTGCACGAAACCCAAGAATTGATCAAAACGGTTTACCTCTTCGATGCGTTTAATGCCGTCGCACAAACAGCAAAAAGCCACCAGCTATGCTTGGCGGACTATTCAATGGAGCCACATCCACAGCTTACCATCACCCAACTCTTTCACCCATTCCTGGAAAAGCCCGTTAGGAATTCAATCAGCACAAAAGCAGGTCAAAACATTTGTTTCCTTACCGGTCCCAATATGGCTGGAAAATCAACCTTTCTAAAATCCTTGGGGCTGGCCATTTACCTTGCACATCTGGGGTTTCCAGTTCCGGCCACCAGCATGAAGACCCCCATCTACAAGGGGCTCACCACGACGATCAATTTACCGGATGATATGGGATTGGGCTACAGCCATTTTTATTCAGAAGTAAACCGGATCAAAGATGTTGCCCTTCACATTCAGCAAAAGAAGCAGGTCTTTGTGATCTTCGACGAACTCTTCCGCGGAACCAATGTCAAAGATGCCTATGAAGCGTCAGTGGCGGTTCTAGAAGGTTTTTCCTGTATAGAGGGGAGTACTTTTTTCGTTTCTTCACATATATTGGAAGTAGCCGAAAAGCTGCGCAAAAGGGACAATATCCTCTTCAGGTACTTTGACGCCAGCCTGAAAGACCATAAGCTCCATTACACCTATCAGCTATGCGAAGGCATCTCCCATGTACGACTGGGCATGTATATTTTGGAGAAGGAAAAGGTTATTGATATTCTCCATTCACTTAAGTAA